One region of Culex pipiens pallens isolate TS chromosome 2, TS_CPP_V2, whole genome shotgun sequence genomic DNA includes:
- the LOC120429555 gene encoding zinc finger protein ZFP2-like, whose product MDSDESELCLESFAPSPQPDDIEPKPASPSPDPLDIKEEPIEFEPSPQFHVAAPDPLQIQGCLFCFRELANGLGAEDPSLPKKIEFVLVAKFNFRKAPYKVPCCTSCVKMFNLFYTFKRSCLTALVRQDEQQKAKVLEPIELEAAKKKPAAVREKEPEALAELQQLLPEVTLVKVAKPTVQPKKPSVAVFNCSICPANFINKNEYGYHMNGHKDINPFKCGITTCQQAFPSPKACTQHEAMCASTPKTCKICSLEFPTAAELEAHNTAHIPSVCPRCNGMFALAKDCQNHMTVCQSVENDPQSDTSSQQSKKPHSENNPEGSESSDQDEASTGARSCRNCGHKFPLAGDILFHHQRKCGALRKRVKCPRCDKHFTRKGTLEAHLRRHDGIRPFQCGKPGCAKTFFNQGACANHEEGCGTLGFVCDVCGATLSTQGSLKLHRDKHEEPKMQCNQCEKRFHDKRSLLKHMSVHSDERKYECKVCGKRFKSGEANRVHQRIHTHEKPYACPECDQRFTYNCSLKAHLEKKACLVR is encoded by the exons ATGGATTCCGACGAATCAGAACTCTGCTTGGAATCGTTCGCACCGTCACCGCAGCCAGATGATATCGAACCGAAACCAGCTTCACCATCCCCGGATCCACTGGACATCAAGGAAGAACCGATAGAGTTCGAACCCAGCCCCCAGTTCCATGTGGCCGCTCCCGATCCGCTGCAGATTCAGGGCTGTCTGTTCTGCTTCCGCGAACTGGCCAACGGACTCGGCGCCGAAGATCCGTCGCTGCCCAAAAAGATCGAGTTCGTGCTGGTGGCCAAGTTCAACTTCCGAAAGGCGCCCTACAAGGTCCCGTGCTGCACCAGCTGCGTGAAGATGTTCAACCTGTTCTACACGTTCAAGCGAAGCTGCCTGACGGCACTGGTCCGGCAGGATGAGCAGCAAAAGGCGAAGGTTTTGGAACCGATCGAGCTGGAAGCGGCAAAAAAGAAACCTGCTGCCGTGCGGGAAAAGGAACCGGAAGCGCTCGCTGAACTTCAACAGTTGCTGCCGGAAGTGACGCTCGTGAAGGTAGCGAAGCCGACGGTGCAACCCAAGAAGCCATCGGTGGCCGTTTTCAATTGTTCGATATGTCCAGCGAACTTCATCAACAAAAACGAATATGGCTATCACATGAACGGGCACAAAG acATAAATCCCTTCAAATGTGGGATCACCACTTGCCAGCAAGCGTTTCCCAGTCCAAAGGCGTGCACTCAGCATGAAGCCATGTGCGCATCAACACCCAAAACTTGCAAAATCTGTTCGTTGGAGTTTCCGACGGCAGCTGAACTTGAAGCTCACAATACTGCCCACATTCCTTCGGTTTGCCCGCGATGTAACGGGATGTTTGCGCTAGC TAAGGACTGCCAGAACCACATGACGGTTTGTCAGAGCGTAGAAAACGATCCTCAGTCAGACACCAGCAGCCAACAATCCAAGAAACCGCACTCCGAGAATAACCCCGAAGGGTCCGAATCCTCCGACCAGGATGAAGCCTCCACCGGTGCGCGTTCCTGCCGCAACTGCGGTCACAAATTCCCACTGGCCGGCGATATTTTGTTCCACCACCAACGCAAGTGTGGAGCGCTGCGGAAGCGTGTCAAGTGCCCACGCTGCGATAAGCATTTTACCCGGAAAGGAACGCTGGAGGCGCACCTCCGGCGACACGACGGCATACGTCCCTTCCAGTGTGGCAAGCCCGGCTGCGCGAAAACTTTCTTCAACCAGGGGGCGTGCGCCAACCACGAGGAAGGCTGCGGAACGCTGGGATTCGTTTGTGACGTGTGCGGAGCTACACTTTCGACGCAAGGTTCGCTCAAGCTGCACCGGGACAAGCACGAGGAACCCAAGATGCAGTGCAATCAGTGCGAGAAGCGGTTCCATGACAA GCGGAGCCTCCTGAAGCACATGTCGGTGCACTCGGACGAGCGCAAGTACGAGTGCAAAGTGTGCGGCAAGCGGTTCAAATCGGGCGAAGCTAACCGCGTCCATCAGCGGATTCATACCCATGAGAAGCCGTACGCATGTCCGGAGTGTGACCAGCGGTTCACGTACAACTGCTCGCTGAAGGCGCACCTGGAGAAGAAGGCGTGCCTGGTGCGATGA
- the LOC120429566 gene encoding AP-3 complex subunit mu-1-like isoform X2, whose product MIHSLFIVNASGDVFLEKHWRSVVSRTCVSYFLDVQRESPNDVPPVISTPHHYLVSIQRGGVSLVAACKQECPPLFVIEFLHRVVDTFEDYFSECTESIIKENYVVVYELLDEMLDNGFPLATESNILKELIKPPNILRTIANSVTGKSNVSGTLPTGQLSAIPWRRTGVKYTNNEAYFDVVEEVDAIIDKNGQTIFAEIQGYIDCCIKLSGMPDLTLSFMNPRLFDDVSFHPCVRFKRWESERILSFIPPDGSFRLMSYHVGSQSVVAIPIYVRHNLSLKPGEQGRMDITVGPKTTLGRVVEGVKLEIRMPKAVLTCALLASQGKYTFDPVTKTLHWDVGRIDVTKLPNIRGTVSVASGCTSLETSIDRVQFTISQLAVSGLKVNRLDMYGEKYKPFKGVKYVTKAGKFQIRM is encoded by the exons ATGATTCACAGCCTGTTCATCGTCAACGCGAGTgg CGATGTCTTCCTAGAAAAGCACTGGCGCAGCGTCGTTTCCCGGACATGCGTTTCGTACTTCCTGGACGTCCAGCGGGAATCGCCAAAT GACGTCCCCCCGGTCATCTCGACGCCGCACCACTATCTGGTGTCGATCCAGCGCGGCGGTGTGTCGCTGGTGGCCGCCTGCAAGCAGGAATGCCCTCCGTTGTTTGTGATTGAGTTTTTGCACCGGGTGGTGGACACGTTTGAGGATTACTTTTCCGAGTGTACCGAGAGTATCATCAAGGAGAATTACGTGGTGGTGTACGAGCTGCTGGACGAAATGTTGGACAATGGGTTCCCGCTGGCCACGGAGAGTAACATTTTGAAGGAGTTGATCAAGCCGCCGAATATTTTGCGGACAATTGCGAACTCGGTGACGGGGAAGTCAAA TGTAAGCGGAACTCTTCCAACAGGGCAGTTGTCGGCTATTCCGTGGCGCAGAACCGGTGTCAAGTACACCAACAACGAAGCTTATTTCGACGTGGTCGAGGAAGTTGACGCCATCATCGACAAAAACGGCCAGACGATCTTCGCGGAGATTCAGGGATAT ATCGACTGCTGCATCAAGCTCAGCGGAATGCCCGATCTGACGCTGTCCTTCATGAACCCGCGCCTGTTCGACGACGTGTCCTTCCACCCCTGTGTGCGCTTCAAGCGCTGGGAATCGGAGCGAATCCTCTCGTTCATCCCCCCGGACGGCAGCTTCCGCCTGATGTCGTACCACGTCGGGTCGCAAAGTGTGGTGGCGATTCCGATCTACGTGCGGCACAACCTCAGTCTCAAACCGGGCGAGCAGGGCCGCATGGACATCACCGTGGGCCCCAAAACCACCCTCGGACGGGTCGTCGAGGGGGTCAAGCTGGAGATTCGCATGCCCAAGGCGGTGCTGACGTGCGCGCTGCTGGCCAGCCAGGGCAAGTACACGTTCGATCCGGTCACCAAGACGCTGCACTGGGACGTGGGCCGGATCGATGTGACGAAGCTGCCGAACATTCGGGGAACGGTGTCGGTGGCGTCCGGGTGCACTTCGCTGGAGACGAGCATCGATCG CGTTCAATTCACCATCTCCCAGTTGGCCGTCTCCGGGCTGAAGGTGAACCGGTTGGACATGTACGGTGAAAAGTATAAGCCCTTCAAGGGGGTCAAGTACGTTACCAAGGCTGGGAAGTTCCAGATTCGCATGTGA
- the LOC120429566 gene encoding AP-3 complex subunit mu-1-like isoform X1, translating into MIHSLFIVNASGDVFLEKHWRSVVSRTCVSYFLDVQRESPNDVPPVISTPHHYLVSIQRGGVSLVAACKQECPPLFVIEFLHRVVDTFEDYFSECTESIIKENYVVVYELLDEMLDNGFPLATESNILKELIKPPNILRTIANSVTGKSNVSGTLPTGQLSAIPWRRTGVKYTNNEAYFDVVEEVDAIIDKNGQTIFAEIQGYIDCCIKLSGMPDLTLSFMNPRLFDDVSFHPCVRFKRWESERILSFIPPDGSFRLMSYHVGSQSVVAIPIYVRHNLSLKPGEQGRMDITVGPKTTLGRVVEGVKLEIRMPKAVLTCALLASQGKYTFDPVTKTLHWDVGRIDVTKLPNIRGTVSVASGCTSLETSIDRLFESYSLQIQTLEFDLFFSVQFTISQLAVSGLKVNRLDMYGEKYKPFKGVKYVTKAGKFQIRM; encoded by the exons ATGATTCACAGCCTGTTCATCGTCAACGCGAGTgg CGATGTCTTCCTAGAAAAGCACTGGCGCAGCGTCGTTTCCCGGACATGCGTTTCGTACTTCCTGGACGTCCAGCGGGAATCGCCAAAT GACGTCCCCCCGGTCATCTCGACGCCGCACCACTATCTGGTGTCGATCCAGCGCGGCGGTGTGTCGCTGGTGGCCGCCTGCAAGCAGGAATGCCCTCCGTTGTTTGTGATTGAGTTTTTGCACCGGGTGGTGGACACGTTTGAGGATTACTTTTCCGAGTGTACCGAGAGTATCATCAAGGAGAATTACGTGGTGGTGTACGAGCTGCTGGACGAAATGTTGGACAATGGGTTCCCGCTGGCCACGGAGAGTAACATTTTGAAGGAGTTGATCAAGCCGCCGAATATTTTGCGGACAATTGCGAACTCGGTGACGGGGAAGTCAAA TGTAAGCGGAACTCTTCCAACAGGGCAGTTGTCGGCTATTCCGTGGCGCAGAACCGGTGTCAAGTACACCAACAACGAAGCTTATTTCGACGTGGTCGAGGAAGTTGACGCCATCATCGACAAAAACGGCCAGACGATCTTCGCGGAGATTCAGGGATAT ATCGACTGCTGCATCAAGCTCAGCGGAATGCCCGATCTGACGCTGTCCTTCATGAACCCGCGCCTGTTCGACGACGTGTCCTTCCACCCCTGTGTGCGCTTCAAGCGCTGGGAATCGGAGCGAATCCTCTCGTTCATCCCCCCGGACGGCAGCTTCCGCCTGATGTCGTACCACGTCGGGTCGCAAAGTGTGGTGGCGATTCCGATCTACGTGCGGCACAACCTCAGTCTCAAACCGGGCGAGCAGGGCCGCATGGACATCACCGTGGGCCCCAAAACCACCCTCGGACGGGTCGTCGAGGGGGTCAAGCTGGAGATTCGCATGCCCAAGGCGGTGCTGACGTGCGCGCTGCTGGCCAGCCAGGGCAAGTACACGTTCGATCCGGTCACCAAGACGCTGCACTGGGACGTGGGCCGGATCGATGTGACGAAGCTGCCGAACATTCGGGGAACGGTGTCGGTGGCGTCCGGGTGCACTTCGCTGGAGACGAGCATCGATCGGTTATTTGAGTCATATTCTCTTCAAATTCAAACACTTGAATTCGATCTTTTTTTCAGCGTTCAATTCACCATCTCCCAGTTGGCCGTCTCCGGGCTGAAGGTGAACCGGTTGGACATGTACGGTGAAAAGTATAAGCCCTTCAAGGGGGTCAAGTACGTTACCAAGGCTGGGAAGTTCCAGATTCGCATGTGA